A part of Antechinus flavipes isolate AdamAnt ecotype Samford, QLD, Australia chromosome 6, AdamAnt_v2, whole genome shotgun sequence genomic DNA contains:
- the YIF1A gene encoding protein YIF1A, giving the protein MAYHSGYGAQGSKHRVRAAPEPPPLFDDTSGGYPAQAGAYPPQASDVAFNVNHLLGDPVANVAMAYGSSIASQGKDMVHKELHRFVSMNKLKHFFAVDTSYVARKLGLLVFPYTHQNWEVQYSRDVPLPPRQDLNAPDLYIPTMAFITYILLAGMALGIQKRFSPEVLGLCASTALVWVVIEVLALLLGLYLATVRSDLSTFHLLAYSGYKYVGMILSVLTGLLFGSDGYYVALAWTSVALMYFIVRSLRMTSVGTDGVGGPATRQRLQLYLTLAEAAFQPMIIYWLTFHLVR; this is encoded by the exons ATGGCCTATCACTCGGGGTACGGGGCCCAAG GGTCCAAGCACCGGGTCAGGGCAGCCCCGGAGCCGCCTCCGCTCTTTGACGACACGAGTGGCGGGTACCCAGCTCAGGCCGGCGCTTACCCCCCGCAGGCCTCGGACGTGGCCTTCAACGTCAATCACCTGCTCGGGGATCCCGTGGCCAACGTGGCCATGGCCTACGGCAGCTCCATCGCCTCCCAGGGCAAGGACATGGTGCACAAGGAG CTCCACAGGTTTGTGTCCATGAACAAGCTCAAGCACTTCTTTGCGGTGGACACGTCCTACGTGGCCAGGAAGCTGGGTCTGCTCGTCTTCCCCTACACGCACCAG AACTGGGAGGTTCAGTACAGCCGGGATGTGCCCCTGCCCCCACGGCAGGACCTCAATGCCCCCGACCTCTACATCCCCA CCATGGCGTTTATCACATACATCCTCCTGGCCGGGATGGCGCTGGGAATTCAAAAAAG GTTCTCGCCCGAGGTGCTCGGCCTGTGCGCCAGCACGGCCCTGGTGTGGGTCGTCATCGAGGTGCTGGCCCTGCTCCTCGGCCTCTACCTGGCCACGGTCCGCAGTGACCTCAGCACCTTCCACCTGCTCGCCTACAGCGGCTACAAATACGTGGG AATGATCCTCAGCGTGCTCACGGGACTGCTCTTCGGCAGCGACGGCTACTACGTGGCCCTGGCTTGGACCTCGGTTGCCCTCATGTATTTCATT GTACGCTCGCTGCGGATGACCTCGGTGGGCACCGACGGGGTGGGGGGACCGGCCACCCGGCAGCGCCTCCAGCTGTACCTGACCCTGGCCGAGGCTGCCTTCCAGCCAATGATCATCTACTGGCTGACCTTTCACCTGGTCCGGTGA
- the CNIH2 gene encoding protein cornichon homolog 2 translates to MAFTFAAFCYMLTLVLCASLIFFVIWHIIAFDELRTDFKNPIDQGNPARARERLKNIERICCLLRKLVVPEYSIHGLFCLMFLCAAEWVTLGLNIPLLFYHLWRYFHRPADGSEVMYDAVSIMNADILNYCQKESWCKLAFYLLSFFYYLYSMVYTLVSF, encoded by the exons ATGGCGTTCACCTTCGCCGCGTTCTGCTACATGCTGACGCTGGTGCTGTGCGCATCCCTCATCTTCTTTGTCATCTGGCAC ATCATCGCCTTTGACGAGCTGAGGACCGACTTCAAGAACCCCATAGATCAGGGCAACCCTGCCAGGGCA CGAGAGCGTTTGAAAAACATTGAGCGGATCTGCTGCCTCCTAAGGAAG CTCGTGGTCCCCGAGTATTCCATCCACGGCCTCTTCTGCCTGATGTTCCTGTGCGCCGCGGAGTGGGTGACGCTGGGGCTCAACATCCCCCTCCTCTTCTACCACCTATGGAG gTACTTCCACCGCCCAGCGGACGGCTCCGAGGTCATGTACGACGCCGTGTCCATCATGAACGCAGACATCCTCAACTACTGTCAGAAGGAGTCCTGGTGCAAACTCGCCTTCTACCTGCTCTCCTTCTTCTATTACCTGTACAG TATGGTTTATACGTTGGTGAGTTTCTAA
- the RAB1B gene encoding ras-related protein Rab-1B: MNPEYDYLFKLLLIGDSGVGKSCLLLRFADDTYTESYISTIGVDFKIRTIELDGKTIKLQIWDTAGQERFRTITSSYYRGAHGIIVVYDVTDQESYANVKQWLEEINRYASENVNKLLVGNKSDLTTKKVVDNPTAKEFADSLGIPFLETSAKNATNVEQAFMTMAAEIKKRMGPGAASGGERPNLKIDSTPVKPASGGCC; this comes from the exons ATGAACCCCGAGTA TGATTACCTGTTTAAGCTGCTCTTGATCGGCGACTCAGGTGTAGGGAAGTCCTGCCTGCTCCTGCGCTTTGCG GATGACACGTACACTGAGAGCTACATCAGCACCATCGGGGTGGACTTCAAGATCCGGACCATTGAGCTGGACGGCAAAACCATCAAGCTGCAGATT TGGGACACAGCGGGTCAGGAGCGCTTCCGGACCATCACGTCCAGCTACTACCGGGGGGCCCACGGCATCATCGTGGTGTACGACGTCACCGACCAG GAATCCTACGCCAACGTCAAGCAGTGGCTGGAGGAGATCAACAGATACGCCAGCGAGAATGTCAACAAGCTGCTGGTGGGCAACAAAAGTGACCTCACCACCAAGAAGGTGGTGGACAACCCCACTGCCAAG gAGTTCGCTGACTCCCTGGGCATCCCCTTTCTGGAGACCAGTGCCAAGAACGCCACCAACGTGGAGCAGGCCTTCATGACCATGGCCGCCGAGATCAAGAAGCGCATGGGCCCCGGGGCGGCCTCGGGGGGCGAGCGGCCCAACCTCAAGATCGACAGCACCCCGGTGAAGCCGGCCAGTGGAGGCTGCTGCTAG
- the KLC2 gene encoding kinesin light chain 2, translating to MATLVMSREEKLSQDEIVLGTKAVIQGLETLRGEHRALLASLLENVAGREAGEAEPGTQERSGLLRRSLEAIELGLGEAQVILALSGHLGAVESEKQKLRAQVRRLVQENQWLREELAGTQQKLQRSEQAVVQLEEEKQHLLFMSQIRKLDEDPSPSEEKGDVSKDSLDDLFPNEDEQNPAQGPGGGDAAAQHGGYEIPARLRTLHNLVIQYASQGRYEVAVPLCKQALEDLEKTSGHDHPDVATMLNILALVYRDQNKYKEAAHLLNDALAIREKTLGKDHPAVAATLNNLAVLYGKRGKYKEAEPLCKRALEIREKVLGKFHPDVAKQLNNLALLCQNQGKAEEVEYYYRRALEIYEARLGPDDPNVAKTKNNLASCYLKQGKYQDAETLYKEILTRAHEKEFGSVNGENKPIWMHAEEREESKDKRRDSTPYGEYGSWYKACKVDSPTVNTTLRSLGALYRRQGKMEAAHTLEDCASRSRKQGLDAASQTKVVELLKDGSGRGDRRSGREGAGGSAGSRAELEPEDSGPTAEWSGDGSGSLRRSGSFGKLRDALRRSSEMLVKKLQGVGPQEPPNPRMKRASSLNFLHKSTEEPTQSSNTNLSDSRMLSSSSLDLSRRSSLIG from the exons ATGGCCACCCTGGTGATGTCCCGGGAGGAGAAGCTGAGCCAGGATGAGATCGTGCTGGGTACCAAGGCCGTCATCCAGGGGCTGGAGACCCTCAGGGGCGAGCACCGGGCCCTCCTGGCCTCTCTGCTGGAGAACGTGGCCGGCCGGGAGGCAGGCGAAGCTGAGCCTGGAACCCAGGAACGCTCCGGGCTCCTGCGCAGATCCCTGGAGGCCATCGAGCTGGGCCTTGGGGAGGCTCAG GTGATCCTGGCACTGTCGGGCCACCTCGGGGCCGTGGAGTCGGAGAAGCAGAAGCTGCGGGCTCAGGTGCGGCGCTTGGTGCAGGAGAACCAGTGGCTTCGGGAGGAGCTGGCTGGCACCCAGCAGAAGCTGCAGCGCAGCGAGCAGGCCGTGGTCCAGCtggaggaggagaagcagcaCCTGCTCTTTATGAGCCAGATCCGCAAGCTGGACGAGGACCCTTCTCCCAGT gaagagaagggggatgtTTCCAAGGATTCTCTGGATGACCTGTTCCCTAATGAAGATGAACAGAATCCAG CTCAGGGCCCCGGGGGTGGAGACGCAGCCGCCCAGCACGGAGGCTACGAGATCCCGGCCCGGCTCCGGACCTTGCACAACCTGGTGATTCAGTACGCTTCCCAGGGGCGCTACGAGGTAGCGGTTCCCCTGTGTAAGCAGGCCCTGGAGGACCTGGAAAAGACCTCCGGACACGATCACCCTGATGTGGCCACCATGCTGAACATCTTGGCTCTTGTGTACCG GGATCAGAACAAATATAAAGAAGCGGCCCATCTGCTCAACGATGCTCTGGCCATCCGGGAGAAGACCCTGGGGAAGGACCATCCGGCT GTGGCGGCCACCTTGAACAATCTGGCGGTTCTGTACGGCAAGAGGGGCAAGTACAAGGAAGCAGAGCCCTTGTGTAAACGGGCCCTGGAGATCCGAGAAAAG GTGCTAGGCAAATTCCACCCGGACGTGGCCAAGCAGCTGAATAACCTGGCCCTGCTCTGTCAGAACCAGGGCAAGGCCGAAGAGGTGGAGTACTACTACCGGCGGGCTCTGGAGATCTATGAAGCCCGGCTGGGCCCCGACGACCCCAACGTGGCCAAGACCAAGAATAACTTG GCCTCCTGCTATCTGAAGCAGGGGAAATACCAAGATGCAGAAACCCTGTATAAGGAGATCCTGACTCGTGCCCACGAGAAGGAGTTTGGCTCAGTCAATG GAGAAAACAAGCCCATCTGGATGCATGCTGAAGAACGGGAGGAGAGCAAG GATAAGCGTCGGGACAGCACCCCCTACGGAGAATACGGCAGCTGGTACAAGGCTTGTAAAGTGGACAG CCCCACGGTGAACACTACGCTGCGGAGTCTTGGGGCCCTCTACCGCCGGCAAGGGAAGATGGAGGCAGCTCACACCCTGGAGGACTGTGCCAGCCGCAGTCGGAAGCAG GGCCTGGATGCTGCGAGCCAGACCAAGGTGGTGGAGCTGCTGAAAGATGGCAGTGGACGAGGGGATCGCCGCAGTGGCCGCGAGGGAGCTGGAGGCAGCGCGGGGTCTCGGGCTGAGCTGGAGCCCGAGGATTCAGGGCCCACGGCTGAATGGTCTGGG GACGGGAGTGGTTCTCTCCGAAGAAGTGGCTCCTTCGGGAAACTCCGTGATGCCCTGAGGCGCAGCAGTGAGATGCTCGTGAAGAAATTGCAGGGGGTTGGCCCCCAAGAGCCTCCAAACCCCCG GATGAAGCGAGCCAGTTCCCTCAACTTCCTCCACAAGAGCACAGAAGAGCCCACCCAG TCCAGCAACACCAACCTGTCCGACAGCCGCATGCTCAGTTCCAGTTCTCTTGACCTCTCTCGACGGAGCTCTCTCATTGGCTaa
- the TMEM151A gene encoding transmembrane protein 151A, with amino-acid sequence MPQEESEGGVDGGGGGGGEGPTFIPDGEPLREEQRPLKQSLGGSLCRESHWKCLLLTLLIHACGAVVAWCWLATVPRLAIGAGLSHGTPATYQASPCSDGYLYIPLAFVSLLYLLYLAECWHCHMRASRAPRTDVVTVLALIRRLQQAPPCVWWKATSYHYVRRTRQITRYRNGDAYTTTQVYHERADSRTARGEFDYSAHGVRDVSKELVGLSEHPATRLRFTKCFSFGSAEAEAAYLTQRARFFGANEGLDDYLEAREGMHLKDVDFRESLMVFADPRSPPWYARAWVFWLVSVATLSWPLRVVAAYGTAHVHYQVEKLFGASSPPPGHAPGGPSLSRVATVDFTELEWHICSNRQLVPSYSEAMLMGPGPTAYLRGCQRCRRSVSSNSLPPSRASGPRLPFSRSRLSLGGGSRATTGVFRSLSGGPLARRGEDTEPLESPPCYQDALYFPVLIVHGDGGCRGDGQGAI; translated from the exons ATGCCCCAAGAAGAGTCGGAGGGCGGTGTagacggcggcggcggcggcgggggggAGGGGCCCACGTTCATCCCAGACGGGGAGCCGCTGAGGGAAGAG CAGCGACCCCTGAAGCAGTCTCTGGGAGGTTCCCTTTGTCGGGAGTCCCACTGGAAGTGCCTCCTGTTGACCCTCCTCATCCACGCATGTGGGGCGGTGGTGGCCTGGTGCTGGCTGGCCACCGTGCCCCGGCTGGCCATCGGCGCCGGCCTCTCCCACGGGACGCCGGCCACCTACCAGGCCAGCCCCTGCTCGGATGGCTACCTGTACATCCCGCTGGCCTTCGTCTCCCTCCTCTACCTCCTCTACCTGGCTGAGTGCTGGCACTGCCACATGAGGGCCTCGAGGGCGCCGCGCACAGACGTGGTCACGGTGCTGGCCCTGATCCGCCGGCTGCAGCAGGCCCCGCCCTGCGTCTGGTGGAAGGCCACCAGCTACCACTACGTGCGGCGGACCCGACAGATAACGCGCTACCGCAACGGCGACGCGTACACCACCACGCAGGTCTACCACGAGCGGGCCGACAGCCGGACGGCGCGGGGCGAGTTCGACTACTCCGCCCACGGCGTGCGCGACGTCTCCAAGGAGCTGGTGGGGCTGTCCGAGCACCCCGCCACGCGCCTGCGCTTCACCAAGTGTTTCAGCTTCGGGAGCGCCGAGGCGGAGGCGGCGTACCTCACCCAGAGGGCCCGGTTCTTTGGCGCCAACGAGGGCCTGGATGACTACCTGGAGGCCCGGGAAGGGATGCACCTGAAGGACGTGGACTTCCGCGAGTCGCTGATGGTGTTCGCGGACCCCCGCAGCCCCCCCTGGTACGCCCGGGCCTGGGTCTTCTGGCTGGTGTCCGTGGCCACGCTCTCGTGGCCGCTGCGCGTGGTGGCTGCCTACGGCACGGCCCACGTCCATTACCAGGTGGAGAAGCTGTTCGGGGCCAGCTCGCCGCCCCCCGGCCACGCCCCCGGAGGCCCGTCGCTGTCCCGAGTAGCCACCGTGGACTTCACGGAACTCGAGTGGCACATCTGCTCCAACCGGCAGCTGGTGCCCAGCTACTCGGAGGCCATGTTGATGGGCCCCGGGCCCACGGCCTACCTCAGGGGCTGCCAGCGCTGCCGCCGCTCCGTCAGCAGCAACTCGCTGCCCCCCTCCCGCGCCAGCGGGCCCCGCCTGCCCTTCAGCCGCAGCCGGCTCTCCCTGGGCGGCGGGAGTCGGGCCACGACGGGGGTCTTCCGGAGTCTGAGCGGGGGGCCGCTGGCTCGCCGGGGGGAAGACACCGAGCCCTTGGAGAGCCCCCCCTGCTACCAGGATGCTCTCTACTTCCCGGTCCTCATTGTCCACGGAGACGGGGGTTGCCGGGGGGATGGGCAGGGCGCCATCTGA